The Methylocella silvestris BL2 DNA segment CGACGGGTCCGGGGCTGGCGGATCGATGATTGGCGGCAGCGGCAAATCGCCAGGATTGTCGACCGGGAGCGGGGCGGGGTCGGGCGGGGGGATGTCGGGCCCAGGCGGCGGCGGAAAGTTTCCCGGCGTCACATCCGGTTGCGGCTGCGGGTCAGGGGCAGGCGGTTTTGGAGTCTGTTGGAATTCGAGCGCGCTTTGCAGGGCCAAGACAATGTCCTTCATGGGCAGATATGAGCGCGTTTAACGTGCGCCCACCTTGCCGGTTCCTCGCCGATGTCGGCCGCGGCGAAAGTGGCAAGGGCAAATGAACCTTATGCCGCTTCGCGCTTTTCCTTGCGACACCCTGTTGCAACCCGAAACAGATATGAGGAGCGACCATGCCCGTGAAATCGATGAACGACCTTTTTCTGCACACCCTCAAGGATATTTATTACGCCGAGAAACAGATCTACAAATCGCTTCCGAAAATGGCCAAAGGCGTAGGCTCGCCGGAGCTGAAGCAGGCTTTTGAGAAGCATCGCGACGAAACGGAGCAGCAGATCGAAAGACTGGAGTCGATTTTCGAAAGCTGTGGCGTTGCGGCGCGCGCCATACGTTGCGAGGCGATGGACGGTATTCTCGCCGAAGGGAAGGAAGCTTTAGAGGATATAGACGACAAGCAAGTGCGCGACGCCAGCGTTATCGCCGCAGCGCAGACGATTGAGCATTACGAGATCGCCCGTTATGGCGCATTGATCGCCTGGGCCGAGCAACTTGGCATGCAGCAGGCGGCAGAGCTGTTGCGCGTGACTCTCGAGGAAGAAAAGAAAACGGACGCCGCGCTGTCAAAGCTTGCGGTGCAGAGCGTTAACAAAGCGGCGGCTTAAGCGGCCGTCCGCATGCGGGGCGAGCGGCTGCGCCGCCGCCCCTACGCGGGAAGGCGTTTTCCGATGGACCAGAACCCTTTGAAAAATCCCGTCGCGCCTGTTGTCGGCGCCAAAGCGGATCGGCGCAACGAACTCCCCGTTGCCACCGTCCGCTATGTGTTGATCGGCGGGTTGGCGCTGGCGGCGCTGTCCGGCGTGATGATGTTTGTCGTGCAGTGAGGCTTTCGCTCAACTGGCGCCGGCGAAGGAATGCGGCGCCGGGCTGATCGGAGTGGTTACGCCATTGTCGATCTGCAACACCGCAAGGCCGCGCTCATTCGAGCCGTCGGGCAGAAAGCGGAACACGCCGTCCGCGCCGTTGAAGCCGGAGCGGTTGGTCAGCACGCTTTCCGAATAGCGTTGCGAGCCCTGCGTATGCGCCAACGCCGCCGCCAGAGACACGGCGTCATAGCCAAGGGTGGCGATGCGCGCCGGATCCGCGCCGTATTTCGCGGCGTAGCGGGTCGAAAAAGCGTTGTAGCCGCCATTTTCGGGCGCCGAGAACCACGCGCCCTGCAGCGCCGGAAGCTTCAGCACGCGCGCGTCGTTCCAAAGACCCGTGCCGAGGATTTGCACCTGCTTGGCGTTCAGTCCCGCCGTCGTCAGGGCCTGCGACACCGCCGGCATGGCGTCGGCCTGTTCGGGGATGAACAGCGCGTCGATCTGATCGCCGAGCGCGGCGATTTTCTGGACCGAGGCGGCAAGCGTTTGCGCCTGAAAATGTTCGATCGTCATCACGCGAACGCCGTTGCGCGCCGCCGCCTGCTGAAAAGCGGCCTCAGCGACTCGGCCGTAATCATTCTGCGGTATGAGAGCCGCCATCGATTTCTTGCCGCGCGAGGCGGCGTAATCGACGATGCGATTGACGTAGGAATCGACCAGGAAAGATAAAAGATAGACGCCGCTGCCGCCGGTCGAGGAGTCCGTCGAAAAGGCGATCACCGATTTTCCGGCGCCGCGCGCAACGCGTCCAACTTCCCGCACATCCGGCGCGAACAGCGGCCCGATGATGAGATCGGCCCCTTCGGCAACAGCTTCCTGGGCAGCGATCCGCGCCCCGTCCGGGGTCGAGCGGTCGTCCTTCACGATCAATGTGAGATCATTGCCGCCGGCCTCATTCAGCGCGAGTTCGGCCGCATTGCGCAGCGATGCGCCGACGACGCTGGGGCTTCCCGAGGTCTGCGTCAGCGGCAGCACCAGGGCCACCTTGACGGGACCGGAGCCGATCCGCTCACCGGGGGCGCTGGGCGGCGCGACGGGTTGGCTGCTGACGGTCTCCGAGGGCGCGCGGACGACCGGGCCGCCCGAGGGGCCGCAGGCGGCAAGGCAAAAGGCAAGCGCGGCAGCGCCGACCATGGCCAATGGGAAGCGCCGTTGGGTTAGCTGCGACAGGGCGTTCATGCGCCGTCTCCGGCGATGGCCTGGAGCCTGCGGCTCGGGTGAGGCTGACGGGAGCTTTTGGTCATCAGTTGCAGTCGCTTCACTCGCGGTTTTCGGCCGGCGGCCGCACTGGCGGAAGAAAAACCTAAAATTGTGTTAGCATAAAAATGGATGCTCGTTTCAGTCATAAAATCGCCGCGCGGGCAAGCCGGCCTAAAGCGCTTTCTTGCCAAATGCGGGCAGATGTTCTATAAACAGAACGAAAGATTGTTTTAAAGAACGCAGCCGTTTTTTAATCGGCGGGGCAGCAGCCATGAGCATCAGCGATCGGGAACGCAAAAGCGCCGATTTTCGCGCCGACGCAGCGGGAAAGGCGGAGGGTGGGGCCTCCAGCGCCTTCACGGCCTTTGGTCTGCGCGCGGAGGCTGAGCCGATCCGCAAGGGCCTGCATGTCGTCGCGACGCCGATCGGCAATCTCGGCGATATCTCCTTTCGCGCGCTGGCGACCCTCGCCGCGGCGGACGCCGTCGTCGCCGAAGACACGCGCGTCACGAAAACGCTGCTCGCCCATTATGGCATCGCGACGCCGCTCGTCGCCTATCATGAGCACAATGCGGCGGTCATGCGCCCACATCTGCTGGCCCGTCTCGCCGGCGGCGCCGCGCTGGCCCTGGTGTCAGACGCCGGCACGCCGCTCGTCTCGGATCCCGGCTATCGGCTGGTCGCCGATGCGCTGGCGCAGAATATCGAGGTGATCTCCGTGCCGGGTGCCTCCGCCGTCCTCGCAGCGCTTGTGGTGGCGGGCCTGCCGACCGACCGGTTTTTCTTCGAAGGTTTCCTGCCGCCGAAATCAGCGGCGCGACGTCAGCGCATTGCTGAACTTGCGCCAATTCCGGGAACGCTCGTGTTCTTCGAATCGCCGCGCCGTATCGTTGAGACGGTGGCTGATCTTGCAGCCGTGCTTGGTCCGCGCGACGCGGCGCTTGCTCGCGAACTGACCAAATATTACGAGACGGTGCGCCGCGCGCCCTTGCCCGAGCTTGCCGCCGCGCTCGAAGCGGAAGGACCGCCGAAAGGCGAGATCGTGCTGCTCGTGGGGCCGCCCGACGCTCGCGCCCTGATCGACAATCAGGACGACATCGACGCGCGGCTAACCGACGCGCTCGAAACGCTTTCGGTCAAGGACGCGGCGGCGATCGTCTCGGCGGCGACCGGCCAGCCGCGCCGCAAGGTCTATGCAAGGGCGATCGAATTGACGGGCTCGTCGGAATCGCGAAACAAGTCCGACGAAAAAACAGACTGATTTGGCGGCGCCATGTCCAAGCCCAGCAGCGTGACCAACATGATGCGCTTGACGCGGGCTTGCCCCGGCCGGGCGGGTCGCGTCGGCCAGCGCACGCGCTGACCCCATGCGAGACGCTGACGACCGGCGCGCGGCGCTGTGGCAAGGCAGGATGGCCGAGCGGGCCGCAATCCTCGCGCTGCGCCTGAAGCGTTACGCGATCCTTGAGCGCGGCTACCGCATTCATGGCGGCGAGATCGACATTATCGCGCGGCGCGGCGACACCATCGCTTTCGTCGAGGTCAAGGCGCGCCCGACGATGGATGGCGCGCTTCAGTCGATCACGCCGCAAAAGCGGAGGCGCATCTGCCGGGCGGCGAGGGTCTGGCTGGCGTCGCATCCCTATGCGGCGGCGATGACCTTGCGCGGCGACGCGGTTTTCGTCGCGCCCTGGCGCTGGCCGCATCATGTCGCCGCAGCCGTCGAACTTGATTTTGGTTGATCTCTGGTCGCGGTTACTGGCGAAAAATCGAGCGATCGCTAGATTACGCAAGACCTCGATTTTGGAATCGGCGAACACGGATGCAGACGCTTGAAAGGGATGAGATCAACGAGGCTGCGCCGCCCTCCCTCGCGGCGGGGCAGGCGATCGCCGTCGATCTCATCGCGGTGACCGTCGCCGTGACCAATGGCGACCCGCGCGTCCTGACCATCGAAGATCAGGGGGCGCTCCCCTCCGGGCCGTTCCAAGTCGGCCACCGTTCGCTGCAGTCGGGGCTGCGCGCCTGGGTCGAGCGGCAGACGAGCCTTCCGCTCGGCTATATGGAGCAGCTTTACACCTTTGCCGACAGGGACCGCGCCGGCGTCGAACAGCAGGTGATCTCGATCAGCTATCTCGGGCTGACGCGCGAGCAGCAGGCGTCAGGCGAGAGCGAGGCGGGTTGGGGCAGCTGGTACGCCTATTTTCCCTGGGAGGATCACCGCGTCGGCACGCCGGCGATGATTGCGCAAGAGCTCGAGCCGCGCCTGCGCGGCTGGATCGAGGCCGGGCGCGACCCGGAGCAGCGCCAGATCAGGCTGCAACGCGCCTCGATTACCTTTGGGCTCGATGGCCGGCCCTGGAACGAAGATCTCGTATTGCAGCGCTATGAGCTTTTGTTCGAGGCGGGCCTTATCGCTGAATCGGGAGCGGCCTCGACCTTGACAGGACGGGCGGCGACGGGCGGTCGCCCGATGATCCTCGATCATCGCCGTATTCTTGCCACCGGCATCGCGCGGCTGCGGGCGAAAATCAAATATCATCCTGTCGTGTTCGAGCTCATGCCGGAGACCTTTACGCTGTTACAGCTACAGCGCTGCGTTGAAGCGCTGGCTGGCCGACTGGTGCATAAGCAGAATTTTCGTCGTCTGATCGAGCAGCAAGAGCTCGTCGAGGAAACCGGCCAAGCTGCTCAGGATACAGGGGGAAGACCGGCTAAACTGTTTCGATTCCGGCGCGCGGTCTTCACCGAACGGGCGATCGTCGGCACCAAACTTCCGATCTCCAAGGCTTGACAAATCTTATACTCATCCCCAGCATATGATACAATAATGCTCACAGGGAGTATAAGGCTATGGCTTCGCCGGCGGAAGTATTGCGTTCAACGATTCGCGGCGAAGGTCACTCCTTTACGCCCAAACCCCAGGCGCCCTCTGCGCGCGACCTTTACGCCAAGGTCAGCCACGCCGTGCCGGCGATCGAGTGGCCAGTCTATGCCGCCGAGATCGACGCTATTATGACGCTGAAGCGCACGCGCAACGCCGTCGTGCTGGCGCATAATTATCAGACGCCGGAAATTTTTCACTGCGTTTCCGATATCGTCGGCGACAGCCTCGCTTTGGCGCGGGAAGCGATGACCGTCGACGCCGACGTCATCGTGCTCGCGGGCGTGCACTTCATGGCCGAGACGGCGAAACTGCTCAATCCAAGCAAGACCGTGCTGATCCCTGACTTGGGGGCCGGCTGTTCGCTTGCGGACTCGATTACGCCGGCAGATGTCCGGCGCCTGCGCGCCGCCTATCCTGGCGTCCCGGTCGTCACTTATGTGAACACTTCGGCCGCAGTGAAGGCCGAATCCGATATCTGCTGCACCTCCGGCAACGCCAAGGCCGTCGTCGAATCGCTCGGCGTCGACCGCGTCATCATGCTGCCGGACGAATTTCTCGCCCGCAACATCGCGGCGCAGACCGACGTCAAGATCATCAGCTGGTCCGGCCATTGCGAGGTGCATGAGCTGTTTACCGCGCAGGAGGTGCGCGATCTGCGCGAGGATTACCCCGGCGTCGTCGTGCTGGCCCATCCCGAATGCGCCCCCGAAGTCGTGGCGGAGGCTGATTTTTCCGGCTCGACCGCGGCGATGCAGGCCTATGTCGCGCGCGAGCGTCCGGCCAAGCTGGTGCTCCTCACCGAATGCTCGATGAGCGACAATGTCGCCGTGCTGCATCCCGATCTCGACTTCGTGCGTCCCTGCAATCTCTGTCCGCATATGAAGAAGATCACGCTGCGCAACATCAGGCGCTCGCTTGAGACGATGCAGCACGCCGTCGAGATCGACCCGAGCGTCGCCGACCGGGCCCGGCTTGCGGTCGAGCGCATGCTGGCGGTCAAATAGCCCGCTGCGCGGTTTCGGCTCGTCTCTCAAAATCAGATCATGGCAGGTGCAATCACGATGGACGCGACAGGCGCTTGCATCATCATAGGCGGCGGCCTTGCCGGACTTTCGGCGGCGCTCGCGCTCGCGCCGGCCCCGGTGATTCTTGTCAGCAAGGCGCGGCTCGGGACGGAAGCCTCGAGCGTGCTGGCGCAGGGCGGCGTCGCCGCCAGCGTCGGCCCTGACGACGATCTCGCCTTGCATCTTGCCGATACGCTGAAGGCAGGCGACGGGCTTTGCGACGCAGTGGCGGCAAAGGCCATTCTCGCTGCTGCGCCGGCGGCGATCGAAAATCTCGTAAAGCTTGGCGCGCCCTTCGACCGCGACGCGGAGGGACGCCTGATGCTCGGCCTCGAGGCCGCCCATTCGCGCCGGCGCATCGTCCACGCCGGCGGCGACGGCAGCGGCCGCGAAATCATGCGCGCAATGATCGCCCGCGCGCGCAACACGCCCTCGATCACCTTCCTCGAAGGAGTCGAAGCGCATCGCCTCATTATCGAGGACGGCGCCGTCGCCGGCCTTGTTGCGGAAGCCGAGGGCGAGCCGTTGCTGATCGCCTGCAACCACGTCGTGATCGCGACGGGCGGCGTCGGCGGGCTTTATCTGCACGGCACGAATCCGGCGGGTTCGTTCGGCTCGGGGCTCGCGCTGGCGGCCCGCGCCGGGGCGGAGATGGCTGACCTCGAATTCGTGCAGTTTCACCCGACCGCGCTCGACAGCGATGATTTTCCACTAAAGCTTATCAGCGAAACCGTGCGCGGCGAAGGCGCCATCCTCGTTGATGAGCGCGGCCACAGATTCATGGCGCAGACGCCGGGCAAAGAACTGGCCCCGCGCGATATCGTCGCCCGGGCCGTGTTCGCGCAGCTCGCGGCGGGCCATCGCGTCTTCCTCGACGCGCGCGAAGCCGTCGGCTCCCATTTCGCGGAAAAATTTCCCGCGATCACCGGCTTTTGCCATGCTGTTGGCATAGATCCCGCGACACAGCCGATCCCGATCCGCCCGGCGGCGCATTATCACATGGGGGGCATCAAGGTGGACCTTGCCGGCCGCAGCTCCATTGAAGGGCTTTGGGCCTGCGGGGAGGCCGCATGCACGGGACTGCATGGAGCGAACCGGCTCGCCAGCAATTCGCTGCTCGAAGCCATTGTGTGCGGCGGTTTTGTCGCCGAGAGCGTCGCGGCGGCGAGCCCGACGCGCCGGCGTAAGCTGTCGGGTGAGGCGGCGCAGATTGTCCCCCAAAATCCGGCGCCTGTGCGGAAAATCATGTCGCGTGCAGTCGGCGTGTTGCGCGAGCGCGACGGATTGCGGCAGGCCGCCGGCGCTCTGCTTGCCCTGTCGCGCACGGACGCGACCGCGAGCGATGCGGCGAGCGTCGGTCTGATGATTGCCGTCGCGGCGCTGAAGCGGCAGGAAAGCCGCGGCGCCCATGCCCGCACGGATTATCCCGGTCTTGCGGCGGCGCCCCGCCGAACCACGCTACGGCTTGACGAAGCGGTGCGGGCGGCCGAGGAATTCCTTCCCGAAATGGCCGACTGAAATTCGTCCAGGACATGGTGTGAGATGAGCCCCGCGCGATGCTAGCGCCGCTGCCAAGATTGCTGACCGAGCCGCTGGTTCGCGGCGCGCTGCTGGAAGATCTTGGCCGGGCGGGCGATGTCACCTCCGACGCCATCGCTCCGGCCAGCCTCAACATGCGCGCGGTTCTCGCCGCCCGGCAGCCGGGAGTGGTGGCTGGCCTCGACCTTGCGCGGCTGGCTTTCGAACTGATCGATCCGCGCATCTTTGTCCGCATCGAGCGTCCGGACGGCGCAGCCGTCGCGGCGGGCGATCGGATCGCTGTCATCACCGGACCCGCGCGGGGCGTTCTGACAGCCGAGCGGACGGCCCTGAACTTTCTTTCCCATCTCAGCGGCGTTGCGACCGCAACCGCCACGCTGGTCGCGGCGGTCAAAGGGTATAAGGCCAAGATCGTCTGCACGCGGAAAACCACGCCCGGCCTGAGGGCGGTCGAGAAATATGCCGTGCGCGCCGGCGGTGGCTCGAACCATCGGTTCGGCCTCGACGACGCTCTGCTGATCAAGGACAATCATGTCGCCATCGCCGGCGGCGTCGCCGAGGCGTTGCGGCGCGCGAAAGCCGCAGCCGGCCATCTCGTCAAGATCGAGCTTGAGGTCGATACGCTGCAACAGCTGGTGGAGGCGATGGAGCAGGGGGTCGACGTCGTCCTGCTCGACAATATGACTCCCGACATGCTGACAGAGGCTGTCAGGATCGTCGCGGGGAGGGCCGTTACAGAAGCGTCTGGGAGGATAACGGCAGCGTCGGCCCCCGCCGTCGCGGCGTCCGGGGTCGATGTCATTTCGGTGGGCTGGCTAACGCATAGCGCGCCAATCCTCGACATCGGGCTCGATTTCGAGCCCTGAGCCGAAGCGCCGCCTGATGGTTACTGCGCGGGTTCCAGCTCGAAATCGATCGGGGCGAATTCGTCGAAGGGGGTCAGCGTGTCGGCGGGCGCCGGCGCGAAAGCGCTACGGCCTTCCTGAACCGTCTCGATCGGCGTCACGCCAAGCATCGGCTGGCTATATTGGACGTCGGCGATAAGGAGCGGAAATTCAATCTGGGCCGAGGCCGCGCCGGCTGTCAGAGCAAGGGCGCTAAAAGCGACCGCGGCGAAAAGACCTTTTTTCATGGCGTTCTCCAGAGTGAAACATGGCGCTAGCTCTACAATGCCGGCGGACATGAAAGGTTCCCCGCTTTCCGGCGAAACCGGGGAAAATCCCGTGTGTTCGCGCCGCCATCAAAAGCAAGAGTCATTGACGCCAAAGGAGCGGCCGTGGTTAGTTGCCGCCATGGGGTTGATCGCGATTACCCCGTGAGGCGCCAGCCCAAAGATCGCGTCCATGATCCCTTAAAAGGGTTGGACGCTGATGCCCTCAAATACAGAAATTACCCCCTCGCAGCTAACTCGGCTCGTCGGTTTGTCGACCGCGCCGACCATCGTCGATCTCCGCACGGAGGAGGAGTTCGCCTCCGACCCCCGCCTGCTGCCGGCTTCCCGCCGCCGCGACGCGCGGATGGTCGAAATCCTTGCCAAAGAACTGATTGGCCGCGACGTCGTCGTGCTCTGTCAGCGCGGATCTGATCCGAGCCAGGGGGCCGCCGCCTGGCTGC contains these protein-coding regions:
- a CDS encoding ferritin-like domain-containing protein gives rise to the protein MPVKSMNDLFLHTLKDIYYAEKQIYKSLPKMAKGVGSPELKQAFEKHRDETEQQIERLESIFESCGVAARAIRCEAMDGILAEGKEALEDIDDKQVRDASVIAAAQTIEHYEIARYGALIAWAEQLGMQQAAELLRVTLEEEKKTDAALSKLAVQSVNKAAA
- a CDS encoding penicillin-binding protein activator, coding for MNALSQLTQRRFPLAMVGAAALAFCLAACGPSGGPVVRAPSETVSSQPVAPPSAPGERIGSGPVKVALVLPLTQTSGSPSVVGASLRNAAELALNEAGGNDLTLIVKDDRSTPDGARIAAQEAVAEGADLIIGPLFAPDVREVGRVARGAGKSVIAFSTDSSTGGSGVYLLSFLVDSYVNRIVDYAASRGKKSMAALIPQNDYGRVAEAAFQQAAARNGVRVMTIEHFQAQTLAASVQKIAALGDQIDALFIPEQADAMPAVSQALTTAGLNAKQVQILGTGLWNDARVLKLPALQGAWFSAPENGGYNAFSTRYAAKYGADPARIATLGYDAVSLAAALAHTQGSQRYSESVLTNRSGFNGADGVFRFLPDGSNERGLAVLQIDNGVTTPISPAPHSFAGAS
- the rsmI gene encoding 16S rRNA (cytidine(1402)-2'-O)-methyltransferase, whose translation is MSISDRERKSADFRADAAGKAEGGASSAFTAFGLRAEAEPIRKGLHVVATPIGNLGDISFRALATLAAADAVVAEDTRVTKTLLAHYGIATPLVAYHEHNAAVMRPHLLARLAGGAALALVSDAGTPLVSDPGYRLVADALAQNIEVISVPGASAVLAALVVAGLPTDRFFFEGFLPPKSAARRQRIAELAPIPGTLVFFESPRRIVETVADLAAVLGPRDAALARELTKYYETVRRAPLPELAAALEAEGPPKGEIVLLVGPPDARALIDNQDDIDARLTDALETLSVKDAAAIVSAATGQPRRKVYARAIELTGSSESRNKSDEKTD
- a CDS encoding YraN family protein, yielding MRDADDRRAALWQGRMAERAAILALRLKRYAILERGYRIHGGEIDIIARRGDTIAFVEVKARPTMDGALQSITPQKRRRICRAARVWLASHPYAAAMTLRGDAVFVAPWRWPHHVAAAVELDFG
- a CDS encoding NUDIX hydrolase, whose product is MQTLERDEINEAAPPSLAAGQAIAVDLIAVTVAVTNGDPRVLTIEDQGALPSGPFQVGHRSLQSGLRAWVERQTSLPLGYMEQLYTFADRDRAGVEQQVISISYLGLTREQQASGESEAGWGSWYAYFPWEDHRVGTPAMIAQELEPRLRGWIEAGRDPEQRQIRLQRASITFGLDGRPWNEDLVLQRYELLFEAGLIAESGAASTLTGRAATGGRPMILDHRRILATGIARLRAKIKYHPVVFELMPETFTLLQLQRCVEALAGRLVHKQNFRRLIEQQELVEETGQAAQDTGGRPAKLFRFRRAVFTERAIVGTKLPISKA
- the nadA gene encoding quinolinate synthase NadA translates to MASPAEVLRSTIRGEGHSFTPKPQAPSARDLYAKVSHAVPAIEWPVYAAEIDAIMTLKRTRNAVVLAHNYQTPEIFHCVSDIVGDSLALAREAMTVDADVIVLAGVHFMAETAKLLNPSKTVLIPDLGAGCSLADSITPADVRRLRAAYPGVPVVTYVNTSAAVKAESDICCTSGNAKAVVESLGVDRVIMLPDEFLARNIAAQTDVKIISWSGHCEVHELFTAQEVRDLREDYPGVVVLAHPECAPEVVAEADFSGSTAAMQAYVARERPAKLVLLTECSMSDNVAVLHPDLDFVRPCNLCPHMKKITLRNIRRSLETMQHAVEIDPSVADRARLAVERMLAVK
- a CDS encoding L-aspartate oxidase, whose amino-acid sequence is MAGAITMDATGACIIIGGGLAGLSAALALAPAPVILVSKARLGTEASSVLAQGGVAASVGPDDDLALHLADTLKAGDGLCDAVAAKAILAAAPAAIENLVKLGAPFDRDAEGRLMLGLEAAHSRRRIVHAGGDGSGREIMRAMIARARNTPSITFLEGVEAHRLIIEDGAVAGLVAEAEGEPLLIACNHVVIATGGVGGLYLHGTNPAGSFGSGLALAARAGAEMADLEFVQFHPTALDSDDFPLKLISETVRGEGAILVDERGHRFMAQTPGKELAPRDIVARAVFAQLAAGHRVFLDAREAVGSHFAEKFPAITGFCHAVGIDPATQPIPIRPAAHYHMGGIKVDLAGRSSIEGLWACGEAACTGLHGANRLASNSLLEAIVCGGFVAESVAAASPTRRRKLSGEAAQIVPQNPAPVRKIMSRAVGVLRERDGLRQAAGALLALSRTDATASDAASVGLMIAVAALKRQESRGAHARTDYPGLAAAPRRTTLRLDEAVRAAEEFLPEMAD
- the nadC gene encoding carboxylating nicotinate-nucleotide diphosphorylase gives rise to the protein MLAPLPRLLTEPLVRGALLEDLGRAGDVTSDAIAPASLNMRAVLAARQPGVVAGLDLARLAFELIDPRIFVRIERPDGAAVAAGDRIAVITGPARGVLTAERTALNFLSHLSGVATATATLVAAVKGYKAKIVCTRKTTPGLRAVEKYAVRAGGGSNHRFGLDDALLIKDNHVAIAGGVAEALRRAKAAAGHLVKIELEVDTLQQLVEAMEQGVDVVLLDNMTPDMLTEAVRIVAGRAVTEASGRITAASAPAVAASGVDVISVGWLTHSAPILDIGLDFEP